In a single window of the Pseudomonas oryzihabitans genome:
- the motD gene encoding flagellar motor protein MotD, whose protein sequence is MPRRRRPEEHENHERWLVSYADFITLLFAFFVVMYSISSLNESKYKVLSDSLSGIFSQPERSLKPITLGDQRPAGTTPAVMDTSAAQSAKGTPSDPLQQIADSVRSTFGDLIAGDQLNIKASEMWLEIELSSNLLFASGDSLPSNPAFGLMEKVAKILAPFKNPIQVQGYTDDRPISTALYPTNWELSAARAASIVRLLIGNGIAPQRLAVVGYGAYQPVVDNTSDVNRARNRRVVLLISRNLDLFRPQSTLQNSSTGTQSAASPGELTPKGAPVKSSSPASVPAP, encoded by the coding sequence ATGCCTCGCCGCCGCCGTCCCGAAGAGCACGAGAACCACGAACGCTGGCTGGTCTCCTACGCGGACTTCATCACCCTGTTGTTCGCCTTCTTCGTGGTCATGTATTCCATTTCCTCGTTGAACGAGAGCAAGTACAAGGTGCTCTCGGACAGCCTGTCAGGCATCTTCAGCCAGCCAGAGCGGTCGCTCAAACCTATCACCCTCGGCGATCAGCGTCCGGCAGGAACGACGCCTGCGGTAATGGACACCAGCGCCGCCCAGAGCGCCAAGGGCACGCCTAGCGATCCGCTGCAGCAGATCGCCGACAGCGTGCGATCCACCTTCGGCGATCTCATCGCCGGCGACCAACTGAACATCAAGGCCAGTGAGATGTGGCTGGAAATCGAGCTCAGCTCCAACCTGCTCTTTGCCAGCGGTGACTCTCTGCCGAGCAATCCCGCCTTTGGCCTCATGGAAAAGGTGGCCAAGATTCTGGCGCCGTTCAAAAATCCAATCCAGGTACAGGGCTACACGGACGACCGTCCCATCAGCACGGCGCTGTATCCCACCAACTGGGAACTATCAGCGGCCCGGGCCGCCAGTATCGTGCGGCTGCTGATTGGCAATGGCATCGCCCCGCAGCGCTTGGCCGTGGTGGGCTATGGCGCCTATCAGCCGGTGGTCGACAACACCAGTGACGTCAACCGAGCCCGCAATCGGCGGGTGGTTCTGCTGATCTCGCGCAATCTAGACTTGTTCCGGCCACAGAGCACCTTGCAAAATTCGTCGACTGGCACACAATCTGCAGCATCGCCTGGAGAGCTGACGCCCAAGGGGGCGCCTGTCAAATCTTCGTCGCCGGCCTCTGTGCCGGCCCCTTGA
- a CDS encoding flagellar motor protein, translating into MDVLSLIGILLAFTAIMGGNLLEGGSFAALANGPAALIVVGGTLGAVLLQTRLPVLRRALTMLGWVFVPPTLDLTGGIRKVVNWSNVARKEGLLGLEPLVAREADPYAAKGLQLLVDGTEPETLRSILEVDLYGQEDRDIAAAKVYEAMGGYAPTVGIIGAVMGLIHVMQNLADPSQLGSGIAVAFVATIYGVAFANLLLLPIGNKLKALAQQQSRYREMLLEGLMSIGEGENPRSIEMKLQGFLD; encoded by the coding sequence GTGGACGTCCTCAGCCTTATCGGCATCCTGCTGGCATTCACCGCCATCATGGGCGGCAATCTGCTGGAGGGCGGCTCCTTCGCCGCCCTGGCTAATGGTCCGGCGGCGCTGATCGTAGTGGGTGGGACCCTCGGTGCCGTGCTGCTGCAGACCCGGCTACCGGTGCTGCGCCGCGCCCTGACCATGCTGGGGTGGGTGTTCGTGCCGCCAACGCTGGACCTCACCGGTGGCATTCGCAAGGTGGTCAACTGGAGCAACGTGGCGCGCAAGGAAGGCCTGTTGGGTCTCGAGCCCCTGGTCGCCCGCGAGGCCGATCCCTATGCCGCCAAGGGGCTGCAGCTGCTGGTGGACGGCACTGAGCCTGAGACCCTGCGCAGCATTCTGGAAGTGGACCTCTACGGCCAGGAAGATCGTGACATCGCCGCCGCCAAGGTCTATGAAGCCATGGGCGGCTATGCGCCCACGGTCGGCATCATCGGTGCGGTGATGGGCCTGATCCACGTCATGCAGAATCTCGCCGATCCCTCACAGCTGGGTAGCGGCATCGCGGTGGCCTTCGTCGCCACCATCTATGGCGTCGCCTTTGCCAACCTGCTGCTATTGCCCATCGGCAACAAGCTCAAGGCGTTGGCCCAGCAGCAGTCCCGCTACCGGGAAATGCTGCTGGAAGGGCTGATGTCCATCGGCGAAGGCGAGAATCCGCGGTCCATCGAAATGAAGCTGCAAGGTTTCCTGGACTAG
- a CDS encoding protein-glutamate methylesterase/protein-glutamine glutaminase, with product MPVKVLVVDDSGFFRRRLKEILAADPNISVVGTASNGREGVDQALALRPDVITMDYEMPMMDGITAVRHIMQKCPTPVLMFSSLTHEGARVTLDALDAGAVDYLPKNFEDISRNPASVQKLLCEKIHHIARSNRRFAVAPSVAPATPTSASAATPATVRPAARPAAPSSAQSTHAPAAPVSPPPKRKHYRLVAIGTSTGGPVALQRVLTQLPANFPAPLVLIQHMPAAFTKAFAERLDKLCRISVKEAEDGDQLRPGLALLAPGGKQMMVDGRGMVKILPGDERLNYKPCVDVTFGSAAKAYADKVLAVVLTGMGADGREGARMLKQVGSQVWAQDEASCVIYGMPMAIAKANLADAIYGLEDIGRHLTEACS from the coding sequence ATGCCGGTAAAAGTACTGGTGGTAGACGATTCCGGCTTCTTCCGGCGTCGGCTCAAGGAAATCCTGGCGGCCGACCCCAACATCTCGGTGGTGGGCACGGCCAGCAACGGGCGTGAGGGGGTCGATCAGGCCCTGGCACTGCGGCCCGATGTCATCACCATGGATTACGAGATGCCGATGATGGACGGCATCACTGCCGTCCGCCATATCATGCAGAAGTGCCCGACTCCGGTACTGATGTTCTCCTCGCTCACCCATGAAGGCGCCCGGGTCACCCTGGATGCCCTGGATGCTGGCGCGGTCGACTACTTGCCGAAGAATTTCGAGGACATCTCGCGCAATCCGGCGAGTGTGCAGAAGCTGCTGTGCGAGAAGATCCACCATATCGCCCGTTCCAATCGCCGCTTCGCGGTGGCGCCCAGTGTCGCGCCGGCAACTCCTACAAGCGCCTCGGCTGCCACTCCGGCGACCGTTCGGCCTGCAGCGCGTCCGGCTGCACCCAGCAGCGCTCAGTCCACGCATGCGCCCGCCGCTCCGGTCTCGCCGCCGCCCAAGCGCAAGCACTACCGCCTGGTGGCCATCGGTACGTCCACCGGCGGCCCAGTGGCCCTGCAGCGAGTGCTGACCCAACTACCAGCCAATTTCCCGGCGCCGCTGGTGCTGATCCAGCACATGCCCGCCGCCTTCACCAAGGCCTTCGCCGAGCGTCTGGACAAGCTCTGCCGTATCAGCGTCAAGGAAGCCGAGGACGGCGATCAGCTGCGTCCGGGGTTGGCGCTGCTGGCGCCCGGGGGCAAGCAGATGATGGTGGACGGCCGCGGCATGGTGAAGATCCTGCCCGGTGATGAACGCCTCAACTACAAGCCTTGTGTCGATGTGACCTTCGGCTCCGCCGCCAAGGCCTACGCCGACAAGGTGCTGGCGGTAGTCCTGACCGGCATGGGCGCCGACGGTCGCGAAGGCGCGCGGATGCTCAAGCAGGTCGGTAGCCAGGTGTGGGCCCAGGACGAAGCCAGTTGCGTCATCTATGGGATGCCGATGGCCATCGCCAAGGCCAACTTGGCCGACGCCATCTACGGCCTGGAAGACATCGGCAGGCACCTGACCGAGGCCTGTTCGTGA